One Halomonas sp. M4R1S46 genomic window carries:
- a CDS encoding GNAT family N-acetyltransferase, translating to MRHADPVSTAPPDGPAAGTKAPRILYRQARVQDGTDQAEVFHHAVMQGAMAHYALAAREAWAAVLPREGCAWAARQVLYTTLVATCDGRCVGFIEIDPRRHYVESLYVWPSLARRGIGSTLLEHAERLLREQGATRLGIDASLVMADGLERRGWRRVREEWVERGGQRLCRRHLEKSLTAC from the coding sequence ATGCGTCATGCCGACCCCGTTTCCACGGCGCCCCCGGACGGTCCGGCCGCCGGCACCAAGGCGCCGCGCATCCTCTATCGCCAGGCACGAGTCCAGGACGGCACCGACCAGGCCGAGGTCTTCCACCACGCGGTCATGCAGGGCGCCATGGCGCACTACGCGCTGGCGGCGCGGGAGGCCTGGGCCGCGGTCCTGCCCCGCGAGGGCTGTGCCTGGGCGGCGCGCCAGGTCCTCTATACCACCCTGGTGGCGACCTGTGACGGCCGCTGCGTGGGCTTCATCGAGATCGACCCGCGCCGTCACTACGTCGAGTCCCTCTATGTCTGGCCCTCCCTGGCCCGCCGAGGCATCGGCTCGACCCTGCTGGAGCACGCCGAGCGGCTGCTGCGGGAGCAGGGGGCGACGCGCCTGGGCATCGACGCCAGCCTGGTGATGGCCGACGGGCTGGAGCGCCGCGGCTGGCGGCGGGTGCGCGAGGAGTGGGTCGAGCGGGGTGGCCAGCGGCTGTGCCGCCGGCACCTGGAGAAGTCGCTGACGGCGTGCTGA
- the nadC gene encoding carboxylating nicotinate-nucleotide diphosphorylase has product MHYQDALAEEIRDSAARLLAEDVGPGDITAELIPEKHWARARVITREDTVLCGVAWVDELFRRLDARVALRWQAADGDRVAAGDAFLELEGPARSLLTGERAALNLLQTLSATATRTRHCVDLLAGTGVRVLDTRKTLPGMRLAQKYAVTCGGGHNHRIGLYDAFLIKENHIAACGGIEAAVDEARRIARDLPVEVEVETFAELDQALAAGADVIMLDNFSLEDMREAVRRTGGRATLEASGNVDETTLRAIAETGVDCISSGALTKDVKAIDLSMRIIEQDA; this is encoded by the coding sequence ATGCACTATCAGGATGCCCTTGCCGAAGAGATCCGTGACAGCGCCGCCCGGCTGCTGGCCGAGGACGTCGGCCCCGGCGACATCACCGCCGAGCTGATCCCCGAGAAACACTGGGCCCGGGCCCGGGTGATCACCCGGGAGGACACCGTGCTGTGCGGGGTGGCCTGGGTCGACGAGCTGTTCCGGCGTCTCGACGCCCGGGTCGCGCTGCGCTGGCAGGCCGCCGACGGCGACCGGGTGGCCGCCGGTGACGCCTTCCTCGAGCTCGAGGGACCGGCTCGTTCCCTGCTGACCGGTGAACGGGCGGCCCTCAACCTGCTGCAGACCCTCTCGGCCACCGCCACCCGCACCCGCCACTGCGTGGACCTGCTCGCGGGCACCGGGGTCCGGGTGCTGGACACCCGCAAGACACTGCCCGGCATGCGCCTGGCCCAGAAGTATGCGGTGACCTGCGGCGGCGGGCATAACCACCGCATCGGGCTCTATGACGCCTTCCTGATCAAGGAGAATCACATCGCCGCCTGCGGGGGAATCGAAGCCGCCGTTGACGAGGCCCGACGCATCGCCCGGGACCTGCCGGTGGAGGTGGAAGTGGAGACCTTCGCGGAGCTGGACCAGGCGCTGGCCGCCGGTGCCGACGTGATCATGCTCGACAACTTCTCGCTGGAGGACATGCGCGAGGCGGTCCGTCGCACCGGCGGCCGGGCCACCCTGGAGGCCTCGGGCAATGTCGACGAGACCACCCTCAGGGCCATCGCCGAAACGGGGGTGGACTGCATCTCCAGCGGCGCCCTGACCAAGGACGTCAAGGCCATCGACCTGTCGATGCGGATCATCGAGCAGGACGCCTGA
- the ampD gene encoding 1,6-anhydro-N-acetylmuramyl-L-alanine amidase AmpD, with translation MPIHDGWLEGARRVPSPNQDGRPDGEVSLLVLHSISLPPGRFGGDAIERLFTNRLDPAGHPFFAAIEGLRVSAHLLIRRDGECVQFVPFQARAWHAGRSRWRDGGVERRALNDFAVGIELEGDEVSPYTQAQYRALAAAARALQASYPALTPERITSHAHVAPLRKSDPGPAFDWAYFRQQLAASSNIT, from the coding sequence ATGCCGATTCACGATGGCTGGCTCGAGGGGGCCCGCCGGGTGCCATCACCCAATCAGGATGGGCGCCCGGACGGCGAGGTCTCGCTGCTGGTGCTGCACTCGATCAGCCTGCCGCCGGGCCGGTTCGGCGGCGATGCGATCGAGCGACTGTTCACCAATCGCCTCGACCCGGCCGGTCATCCCTTCTTCGCCGCGATCGAAGGCCTGCGGGTCTCGGCGCACCTGTTGATCCGCCGCGACGGCGAGTGCGTGCAATTCGTGCCCTTCCAGGCGCGGGCCTGGCACGCCGGTCGCTCGCGCTGGCGGGATGGCGGGGTCGAGCGCCGGGCGCTGAACGACTTCGCGGTGGGCATCGAGTTGGAGGGGGACGAGGTGTCCCCCTACACCCAGGCCCAGTACCGGGCCCTGGCGGCGGCCGCCCGGGCATTGCAGGCGAGTTATCCGGCGCTCACACCCGAGCGCATCACCAGCCATGCCCATGTCGCACCATTACGCAAGAGCGACCCCGGGCCGGCCTTCGACTGGGCCTACTTTCGGCAGCAGCTGGCGGCGAGTAGCAATATTACGTAG
- the aceE gene encoding pyruvate dehydrogenase (acetyl-transferring), homodimeric type, which translates to MSLETREDLDPVETTEWLDSLESVLDREGEERARYLMTRLADRVRRDGMQVPFSVTTPHRNTIPVHREAPMPGDLFMERRIRSLIRYNAIAQVIRNNRANPGLGGHIASFMSAATLYDVGFNHFFRAPNGDFEGDLVYIQGHVAPGVYARAYLEGRLTEEQMDKYRQEVDGDGLSSYPHPWLMPNFWQFPTVSMGLGPIQAIYQAHVMKYLHSRELKDMHDRKIWCFLGDGECDEPESLGAIHLASREKLDNLIFVINCNLQRLDGPVRGNSRIMDELEGVFRGAGWNVQKVVWGRLWDPLFEKDKKGILQKRMDEAVDGEYQNYKALGGAYTREHFFGKYPETAEMVKDMSDEDIWKLNRGGHDPFKVYAAYHEATQNANGRPTVILAHTVKGYGMGGGEGEAAMEAHQVKTMEYEALRKFRDRFGIPLSDEQLKEVPYYKPEDDSPELKYMHLQRERLGGYLPSRRSDFESLPIPSLEDKTFASQTGGSKGREISTTMAFVRILNGLVKDKKIGDRVVPIIPDEARTFGMEGMFRQLGIYTSEGQKYEPVDKGQIMFYREDQKGQILEEGISEAGAMSAWIAAATSYSNNATTLLPFYVYYSMFGFQRIGDLAWAAGDMQARGFLVGGTAGRTTLNGEGLQHQDGHSLLQASMIPNCRSYDPTYAHEVAVIVQDGLKRMFTDKENCFYYLTVMNENYEQPALEEVPAEDIIKGMYLLRETQGDKGRVQLLGSGTILREVEAAAELLAEEWGVGADIWSVTSFNELRREALEIDRQAFLKPADEPGKPHLTACLEGRQGPAIASTDYMKLFADQVRAWVPTDYHVLGTDGYGRSDTREKLRHFFEVNRYFVTVAALKALAQRGEIDRKVVGEAIEKYGIDPNKPNPLEV; encoded by the coding sequence ATGAGTCTTGAGACACGAGAAGATCTCGATCCGGTCGAAACCACGGAATGGCTGGATTCCCTGGAATCGGTACTGGATCGCGAGGGCGAGGAACGCGCCCGGTACCTGATGACCCGCTTGGCCGACCGCGTGCGCCGCGACGGCATGCAGGTACCTTTCTCGGTGACGACGCCGCATCGCAACACCATCCCGGTGCACCGCGAGGCGCCGATGCCGGGCGATCTCTTCATGGAGCGTCGCATCCGGTCGTTGATCCGTTACAACGCCATCGCCCAGGTGATCCGCAACAACCGTGCGAACCCGGGCCTCGGCGGCCACATCGCCAGTTTCATGTCGGCGGCGACCCTCTACGACGTGGGCTTCAACCACTTCTTCCGGGCTCCCAACGGCGACTTCGAGGGCGACCTCGTGTACATCCAGGGCCACGTGGCGCCGGGCGTCTATGCTCGCGCCTACCTGGAAGGACGCCTGACCGAAGAGCAGATGGACAAGTACCGCCAGGAGGTGGACGGCGACGGCCTGTCCTCCTACCCGCACCCCTGGCTGATGCCGAACTTCTGGCAGTTCCCCACCGTGTCCATGGGGCTGGGGCCGATTCAGGCGATCTACCAGGCTCACGTGATGAAGTACCTGCACTCGCGTGAGCTCAAGGATATGCACGATCGCAAGATCTGGTGCTTCCTGGGCGACGGCGAGTGCGACGAGCCGGAGTCCCTGGGGGCCATCCACCTGGCCAGCCGCGAGAAGCTCGACAACCTGATCTTCGTCATCAACTGCAACCTGCAGCGTCTCGACGGCCCGGTGCGTGGCAACTCGCGGATCATGGACGAGCTCGAGGGCGTGTTCCGCGGGGCCGGCTGGAACGTCCAGAAGGTCGTCTGGGGGCGCCTGTGGGACCCGCTGTTCGAGAAGGACAAGAAGGGCATCCTGCAGAAGCGCATGGACGAGGCGGTCGACGGCGAGTACCAGAATTACAAGGCCCTCGGCGGCGCCTACACCCGGGAGCACTTCTTCGGCAAGTACCCGGAAACCGCCGAGATGGTCAAGGACATGTCCGACGAGGACATCTGGAAGCTCAACCGCGGCGGCCACGACCCGTTCAAGGTCTATGCGGCCTACCACGAGGCGACCCAGAACGCCAACGGCCGGCCCACCGTGATCCTGGCGCATACCGTCAAGGGCTACGGCATGGGCGGCGGCGAGGGTGAAGCCGCCATGGAGGCCCACCAGGTCAAGACCATGGAATACGAGGCGCTCAGGAAGTTTCGCGATCGCTTCGGCATCCCGCTGTCCGACGAGCAGCTCAAGGAGGTCCCGTACTACAAGCCCGAGGATGACTCCCCGGAACTCAAGTACATGCACCTCCAGCGCGAGCGCCTGGGCGGTTACCTGCCGAGCCGCCGCAGCGACTTCGAGTCGCTGCCGATCCCGTCCCTGGAGGACAAGACCTTCGCCTCCCAGACCGGCGGGTCCAAGGGGCGCGAGATCTCCACCACCATGGCCTTCGTGCGCATCCTGAACGGCCTGGTCAAGGACAAGAAGATCGGCGACCGCGTGGTGCCGATCATCCCCGACGAGGCGCGCACCTTCGGCATGGAGGGCATGTTCCGCCAGCTCGGCATCTACACCTCCGAGGGCCAGAAGTACGAGCCGGTCGACAAGGGCCAGATCATGTTCTATCGCGAGGATCAGAAGGGCCAGATCCTCGAGGAGGGCATCAGCGAGGCCGGGGCCATGTCGGCCTGGATCGCCGCGGCGACCTCCTACTCGAACAACGCCACCACCCTGCTGCCGTTCTACGTCTACTACTCGATGTTCGGCTTCCAGCGCATCGGTGACCTGGCCTGGGCCGCCGGCGACATGCAGGCGCGGGGCTTCCTGGTCGGCGGTACCGCCGGTCGCACCACCCTCAACGGCGAGGGGCTGCAGCACCAGGACGGCCACAGCCTCCTCCAGGCGTCGATGATCCCCAACTGCCGCAGCTACGACCCGACCTATGCCCACGAGGTGGCGGTCATCGTCCAGGACGGCCTGAAGCGCATGTTCACCGACAAGGAGAACTGCTTCTACTACCTGACGGTGATGAACGAGAACTATGAGCAGCCGGCCCTGGAGGAGGTGCCTGCCGAGGACATCATCAAGGGCATGTACCTGCTGCGCGAGACCCAGGGCGACAAGGGACGCGTCCAACTGCTGGGCTCGGGCACCATCCTGCGCGAGGTCGAGGCCGCCGCCGAGCTGCTCGCCGAGGAGTGGGGCGTGGGTGCCGACATCTGGAGCGTGACCAGCTTCAACGAGCTGCGTCGCGAGGCCCTCGAGATCGACCGTCAGGCCTTCCTCAAGCCGGCCGACGAGCCCGGCAAGCCGCATCTCACGGCGTGCCTGGAGGGGCGTCAGGGCCCGGCCATCGCCTCCACCGACTACATGAAGCTGTTCGCCGACCAGGTCCGCGCCTGGGTGCCGACCGACTACCATGTCCTCGGCACCGACGGCTACGGCCGCTCCGATACCCGCGAGAAGCTGCGTCACTTCTTCGAGGTCAACCGCTACTTCGTCACCGTGGCCGCACTCAAGGCGCTGGCTCAGCGTGGCGAGATCGATCGCAAGGTCGTCGGCGAGGCCATCGAGAAGTATGGCATCGACCCCAACAAGCCCAACCCGCTTGAGGTGTGA
- the aceF gene encoding pyruvate dehydrogenase complex dihydrolipoyllysine-residue acetyltransferase — MSSEIIKVPDIGGDTDVEIIEIAVSEGDVIEPEDTLITLESDKASMDVPAPKGGKVLKVLVAEGDTVSEGDDIVEIEAEGGGDAGGEAGETAEAPAAAAESAPEPEAPAAKSAGGGSRTVDITVPDLGGSSDVEIIEVAVAEGDEVAEEDTLITLESDKASMDVPSPHAGKIVSLTVKEGDTVSEGDVIGTMQVGAAGGEAEAPAEAPAAETPASAPQAEAASEPAASGEPERREVRVPDLSGSSDVPVIEIAASVGDQVDEEDPLITLESDKASMDVPSPFKGTLVELTVKEGDTVSEGDLIGYIETAGAKPAPQPAAKQAAKQAEATAGTSTALAEKPTAAAAVGRPSPEAQMAAHKPRDGKLVHAGPAVRMLARELGVDLGLVKPSGPKERVLKEDVHAYVKQVMAGQAQAPAAAPAAAAGGGIPPIPDQDFSQFGEVEEKAMGRLMKMGATNLHRSWVNLPHVTQFDEADITELEAFRKSMKAEAEAQGAKLTPLPFLIKACAFALRKYPQFNVSLKSDGETVVHKKYVHIGIAVDTPDGLMVPVIRDADKKSLIELAKESVELAGKAQSKKLKREEMTGGCFTISSLGSIGGTAFTPIVNAPEVAILGVSKASMKPVWDGAAFQPRLTMPLSLSYDHRAVNGADAARFTAFLGQVLTDIRRLLL; from the coding sequence TTGAGTAGCGAAATCATCAAAGTGCCCGACATCGGTGGCGATACCGATGTGGAAATCATCGAGATCGCGGTGTCGGAAGGCGACGTCATCGAGCCCGAGGACACCCTGATCACCCTGGAATCCGACAAGGCCTCCATGGACGTGCCCGCCCCCAAGGGGGGCAAGGTGCTGAAGGTGCTGGTCGCGGAGGGCGACACCGTCTCCGAGGGGGACGATATCGTCGAGATCGAGGCCGAGGGTGGCGGTGATGCCGGTGGCGAGGCCGGTGAGACGGCCGAGGCCCCGGCCGCCGCGGCCGAGTCGGCTCCCGAGCCCGAGGCGCCGGCGGCCAAGAGCGCCGGCGGCGGCAGCCGCACCGTCGACATCACCGTCCCGGACCTGGGTGGCTCCAGCGATGTGGAGATCATCGAGGTGGCGGTGGCCGAAGGCGACGAGGTCGCCGAGGAAGACACCTTGATCACCCTGGAGTCCGACAAGGCCTCCATGGACGTGCCGAGTCCCCATGCCGGCAAGATCGTCAGCCTGACCGTCAAGGAGGGCGACACCGTCTCCGAGGGCGACGTCATCGGTACCATGCAGGTCGGCGCCGCCGGCGGCGAGGCCGAGGCCCCCGCCGAGGCCCCCGCGGCCGAGACCCCGGCTTCCGCGCCCCAGGCGGAAGCGGCGTCCGAGCCGGCGGCGAGTGGCGAGCCCGAGCGTCGCGAGGTGCGGGTGCCGGACCTGTCCGGCTCCAGCGACGTGCCGGTGATCGAGATCGCCGCCAGCGTCGGCGACCAGGTCGACGAGGAAGACCCGCTGATCACCCTGGAATCCGACAAGGCCTCCATGGACGTGCCGAGCCCCTTCAAGGGCACGCTGGTCGAGCTCACCGTCAAGGAGGGCGATACCGTCTCCGAGGGTGACCTGATCGGCTACATCGAGACCGCCGGCGCCAAGCCTGCGCCCCAGCCGGCCGCCAAGCAGGCCGCCAAGCAAGCCGAGGCGACGGCCGGGACGTCCACGGCCCTGGCCGAGAAGCCGACGGCCGCCGCCGCGGTGGGACGGCCCAGCCCCGAGGCCCAGATGGCGGCCCACAAGCCCCGCGACGGCAAGCTGGTGCATGCCGGTCCGGCGGTGCGCATGCTGGCGCGCGAGCTCGGCGTCGACCTCGGCCTGGTCAAGCCCAGCGGTCCCAAGGAGCGGGTGCTCAAGGAGGACGTGCACGCCTACGTCAAGCAGGTCATGGCCGGCCAGGCCCAGGCGCCGGCCGCCGCTCCGGCGGCCGCCGCGGGCGGTGGCATCCCGCCGATCCCCGACCAGGACTTCAGCCAGTTCGGCGAGGTCGAGGAGAAGGCCATGGGGCGCCTGATGAAGATGGGCGCCACCAACCTGCATCGCAGCTGGGTCAACCTGCCCCACGTGACCCAGTTCGACGAGGCCGACATCACCGAGCTGGAAGCCTTCCGCAAGTCGATGAAGGCCGAGGCCGAGGCCCAGGGCGCCAAGCTCACGCCGCTGCCCTTCCTGATCAAGGCCTGTGCCTTCGCGCTGCGCAAGTACCCGCAGTTCAACGTCAGCCTGAAGAGCGACGGCGAGACCGTGGTGCACAAGAAGTACGTGCATATCGGCATCGCCGTGGACACCCCGGACGGCCTGATGGTCCCGGTGATCCGCGACGCCGACAAGAAGTCGCTGATCGAGCTGGCCAAGGAGTCCGTGGAGCTGGCGGGCAAGGCCCAGTCGAAGAAGCTCAAGCGCGAGGAGATGACCGGTGGCTGCTTCACCATCTCCAGCCTGGGCTCCATCGGCGGCACGGCCTTCACGCCCATCGTCAACGCCCCGGAAGTCGCCATCCTCGGCGTTTCCAAGGCGTCCATGAAGCCGGTGTGGGACGGCGCGGCCTTCCAGCCGCGACTCACTATGCCGCTGTCGCTCTCCTACGACCACCGGGCGGTCAACGGCGCCGATGCGGCCCGTTTCACCGCCTTCCTCGGCCAGGTACTGACGGACATCCGTCGCCTGCTGCTCTGA
- the adk gene encoding adenylate kinase: MRLILLGAPGAGKGTQAQFICERFGIPQISTGDMLRAAVKEGSELGLKVKEIMTTGGLVSDDLIISLVKERIAQPDCANGFLFDGFPRTIPQADAMKDAGVKIDHVLEIAVPDEEIVNRLAGRRVHPASGRVYHVDHNPPKEEGKDDVTGEALIQRDDDSEATVRNRLAVYHEQTAPLVEYYQEWARQDPDAAPAYHRVEGVGSVDDITRQVIDALEG; encoded by the coding sequence ATGCGTTTGATCCTCTTGGGCGCCCCGGGTGCCGGCAAGGGTACCCAGGCCCAGTTCATCTGCGAGCGCTTCGGCATTCCGCAGATCTCCACCGGCGACATGCTGCGGGCGGCGGTCAAGGAAGGTAGCGAGCTGGGTCTCAAGGTCAAGGAGATCATGACCACCGGTGGCCTGGTGTCCGACGACCTGATCATCTCCCTGGTCAAGGAGCGCATCGCCCAGCCGGACTGCGCCAACGGCTTCCTGTTCGACGGCTTTCCGCGCACCATCCCCCAGGCGGATGCCATGAAGGATGCCGGCGTGAAGATCGACCATGTCCTGGAGATCGCCGTGCCCGACGAGGAGATCGTCAATCGTCTGGCGGGTCGCCGCGTCCATCCGGCCTCGGGCCGGGTCTATCACGTCGACCACAACCCGCCGAAGGAAGAGGGCAAGGACGATGTCACCGGCGAGGCGTTGATCCAGCGCGACGACGACAGCGAGGCCACCGTGCGCAACCGCCTGGCGGTCTACCATGAGCAGACCGCGCCGCTGGTCGAGTACTACCAGGAGTGGGCCCGGCAGGATCCGGACGCCGCACCGGCCTATCATCGGGTCGAGGGCGTCGGCAGCGTGGATGACATCACCAGGCAGGTGATCGACGCCCTCGAGGGCTGA
- the tsaB gene encoding tRNA (adenosine(37)-N6)-threonylcarbamoyltransferase complex dimerization subunit type 1 TsaB, producing MPILLALDASSSACSAALLRRREGADDELISRFELTPRAHTRRLLPMVDEVLGEAGVAPADLDAVAYGRGPGSFTGLRIAAGTAQGLAFGLDRPLLGVSTLAALALGAHRRHHFRYLFTALDARMGEVYAAAWRCREGRVEALAAEAVLPPSRLCLPPGHVDHDWVGVGSGWALWEQMPSRVQAGLSQCLPEMDPAAEDMVLLAAEAFAAGEGRPAHEVQPVYLRDRVAWQKSR from the coding sequence ATGCCGATCCTGCTGGCCCTGGATGCCTCCTCGAGCGCCTGTTCCGCCGCCCTGCTGCGGCGTCGCGAGGGCGCCGACGATGAGCTGATCTCCCGCTTCGAACTCACCCCCCGCGCGCATACCCGTCGGCTGTTGCCGATGGTCGACGAGGTCCTCGGCGAGGCCGGCGTGGCGCCCGCCGACCTGGATGCGGTGGCCTATGGCCGGGGGCCGGGCTCCTTCACCGGACTGCGCATCGCCGCCGGCACCGCCCAGGGCCTGGCGTTCGGCCTGGATCGCCCCCTGCTCGGCGTCTCGACCCTGGCGGCGCTGGCCCTGGGCGCCCACCGTCGCCACCATTTCCGCTACCTGTTCACCGCCCTGGATGCCCGCATGGGGGAGGTCTATGCCGCGGCCTGGCGCTGCCGGGAGGGCCGGGTCGAGGCCCTGGCGGCGGAGGCGGTGCTGCCGCCGTCGCGGCTGTGCTTGCCCCCCGGCCATGTCGACCATGACTGGGTGGGCGTCGGCTCCGGCTGGGCCCTGTGGGAGCAGATGCCGTCCCGGGTCCAGGCCGGCCTGAGCCAGTGCCTGCCCGAGATGGACCCCGCCGCCGAGGACATGGTGTTGCTGGCCGCCGAGGCCTTCGCCGCGGGGGAGGGACGACCCGCCCATGAGGTGCAGCCGGTCTACCTGCGCGACCGGGTCGCCTGGCAGAAGAGCCGATGA
- a CDS encoding class I SAM-dependent methyltransferase, with translation MSGVAVAGDAALADRWGLPGRESPDGAEAPLVLRREDGRLVLAGDPRAYGKPLAVDFVAGRAAHRRRFGGGRGQLIARACGLARGVTPSVVDATAGLGRDAFVLAALGAEVLMIERVAAIAALLEDGLARARGAAETAEIAARMQLAHGDAGRELAALVAGAGVAPQVIHLDPMFPHREKSALVKKEMRLFRTLAGDDADAPRLLEAALDVATHRVVVKRPRKAPPIPGPAPRHVLEGKTSRYDLYVHRALTPP, from the coding sequence ATGAGCGGCGTGGCGGTCGCGGGCGATGCCGCCCTGGCCGATCGCTGGGGGCTGCCGGGCCGCGAGAGCCCGGACGGGGCCGAGGCGCCGCTGGTGCTGCGCCGCGAGGACGGCCGGCTGGTCCTGGCCGGCGATCCCCGCGCCTATGGCAAGCCCCTGGCGGTGGACTTCGTCGCCGGTCGCGCGGCCCATCGTCGCCGCTTCGGGGGCGGCCGGGGTCAGCTCATCGCCCGGGCCTGCGGGCTTGCCAGGGGCGTGACGCCCTCGGTGGTGGATGCCACGGCGGGGCTCGGCCGCGATGCCTTCGTGCTGGCCGCGCTGGGCGCCGAGGTGCTGATGATCGAGCGGGTCGCGGCCATCGCCGCACTGCTCGAGGACGGCCTGGCCCGCGCCCGGGGCGCGGCCGAGACCGCCGAGATCGCCGCGCGCATGCAGCTGGCCCATGGTGATGCCGGCCGGGAGCTGGCCGCGCTGGTGGCCGGGGCGGGCGTCGCGCCCCAGGTTATCCACCTGGACCCGATGTTTCCCCACCGCGAGAAGTCGGCGCTGGTCAAGAAGGAGATGCGGCTGTTCCGGACGCTGGCCGGGGACGATGCCGATGCGCCCCGGCTGCTCGAGGCGGCGCTGGACGTGGCCACCCACCGGGTGGTGGTCAAGCGACCGCGCAAGGCCCCGCCCATTCCCGGCCCCGCCCCGCGCCATGTGCTGGAGGGCAAGACCAGCCGCTACGATCTCTATGTCCATCGTGCCCTGACCCCGCCCTGA